A region of Verrucomicrobiota bacterium DNA encodes the following proteins:
- a CDS encoding tetratricopeptide repeat protein has protein sequence MIKTEQDISPDVKTLFHKGEDAAKKDNYDYAIDILQSALVREPAFLKARQTLRATAIKKTKGMSQFKKAMSIVNITRLQAQASPKKDPTKAMEVAEQILAIDPFSKVGTNILAEAAVGADMVEIAIFARETYREGNPTDIDNLFKLAEIYITQNQGDKAVKTYEALLRLPGQQNNAQAAKGLKDATASATITGGGWDDKKKTYKDSMKNQAESIRMESETKIYKTEETLHSLIAATQEKMHAEPDNLNHYSTLADLFLQLKDFDMSLAYYKHVYAATGNVDQNLERLMSEIRIKRYNQWIKEREDYLIAVPESPETQQYLAEIEEFKRDRDSLSFAFAKEQVTKYPNDPLLRYNLGEIYFNLGLVDDAQAEFQFAQRAPNRRHASLNFLGMCFTSKGMHDLAVTQFQKCITEMPVMDNLKKDVLYNLGAALDAAGKKEEALEAYKQIYQVDFSYRDVKNKVESGYTS, from the coding sequence ATGATTAAGACAGAACAGGACATATCGCCTGACGTTAAAACGCTTTTTCACAAAGGCGAAGATGCAGCGAAAAAAGACAACTACGATTACGCGATTGATATACTCCAGTCCGCACTCGTCAGGGAGCCTGCGTTCCTAAAGGCCCGTCAGACACTCCGAGCCACGGCCATTAAAAAGACTAAGGGGATGAGCCAATTTAAAAAGGCCATGTCGATCGTAAATATAACCCGTCTCCAAGCCCAAGCTTCCCCGAAAAAAGATCCCACCAAGGCAATGGAAGTCGCGGAACAAATCCTGGCCATCGACCCTTTCAGTAAGGTAGGCACAAATATCTTGGCCGAAGCTGCTGTGGGTGCTGACATGGTCGAAATCGCTATTTTTGCGAGGGAAACTTACCGCGAAGGAAATCCCACTGACATCGATAACCTCTTTAAACTTGCTGAAATTTATATTACCCAAAACCAAGGGGATAAGGCGGTCAAGACTTACGAGGCCCTCCTGCGCTTACCCGGGCAACAAAATAACGCCCAAGCAGCTAAAGGCCTCAAAGACGCCACTGCATCTGCCACCATCACCGGCGGGGGCTGGGATGATAAGAAAAAGACTTATAAAGACTCCATGAAAAACCAAGCGGAGTCTATCCGGATGGAGAGTGAGACGAAAATTTATAAAACTGAGGAAACACTGCATTCACTCATTGCGGCCACCCAAGAAAAAATGCATGCCGAACCGGATAATCTCAACCATTACTCCACTTTGGCCGATTTATTTTTGCAGTTAAAGGATTTTGACATGTCCTTGGCCTATTACAAACACGTCTATGCTGCTACAGGCAATGTCGATCAGAATCTCGAACGCCTGATGTCTGAAATCCGGATCAAACGTTATAATCAATGGATTAAAGAACGTGAGGATTACCTCATTGCCGTTCCAGAGAGTCCTGAGACACAGCAATACCTAGCTGAAATCGAGGAATTCAAACGTGACCGGGACAGTCTCAGCTTTGCTTTTGCGAAGGAACAAGTCACTAAATACCCTAATGATCCGCTCCTGCGCTATAATCTCGGGGAAATCTATTTTAACCTCGGTTTGGTCGACGACGCCCAGGCAGAGTTTCAATTCGCCCAACGCGCACCGAATAGGCGGCATGCCTCGTTAAATTTCCTCGGCATGTGTTTCACCTCAAAAGGGATGCACGATCTGGCCGTGACCCAGTTCCAAAAATGCATCACTGAAATGCCTGTCATGGATAACCTTAAAAAGGACGTTCTTTATAATCTTGGTGCCGCCCTCGATGCCGCAGGCAAAAAGGAAGAAGCCCTCGAAGCTTATAAACAAATTTACCAGGTTGATTTTTCCTACAGGGATGTTAAGAACAAAGTCGAATCAGGCTACACATCTTGA
- the tmk gene encoding dTMP kinase: MALFITFEGGEAVGKTTQIALLADKLRSLNREVVLTREPGGTPLGEELRNLLKFHPAGKNMSPEAELLLFAAARAQHAREVILPALKAGKTVLCDRYSDSTTAYQGAARKLAPAQVAQINSFAVAECIPDITLYLDLDPALARRRMIARSKPGDNKDDRMESEPLDFYQKVRESFLKIAAAEPDRVHSIDAQGTIGEISAKILDIVGARLNL, encoded by the coding sequence ATGGCTCTTTTTATCACATTTGAAGGCGGAGAAGCAGTCGGCAAAACGACGCAAATCGCTCTGCTTGCCGACAAGCTCAGGAGCTTGAACCGTGAGGTCGTCCTCACCCGTGAGCCCGGCGGCACTCCCCTCGGTGAGGAACTGCGCAATTTGCTCAAATTCCATCCCGCCGGTAAAAACATGTCCCCCGAGGCCGAACTCCTTCTTTTCGCCGCTGCCCGGGCTCAACACGCACGCGAGGTCATCCTGCCTGCACTCAAGGCCGGAAAAACCGTCCTCTGTGACCGTTACTCCGACTCTACTACCGCTTACCAAGGGGCCGCCCGGAAACTCGCGCCCGCGCAAGTGGCGCAGATTAATTCCTTCGCCGTGGCCGAATGTATCCCTGACATCACCCTTTACCTTGATCTCGATCCGGCCCTTGCGCGGCGGAGGATGATCGCACGCTCGAAACCCGGCGATAACAAAGACGACCGTATGGAGAGTGAACCCCTGGACTTCTACCAGAAAGTCCGTGAATCATTCCTGAAAATCGCTGCCGCTGAGCCCGACCGAGTTCACTCCATCGATGCCCAGGGTACCATCGGGGAAATCAGCGCAAAAATCTTGGATATCGTCGGAGCGCGCCTAAATCTATAA
- the ispF gene encoding 2-C-methyl-D-erythritol 2,4-cyclodiphosphate synthase, with amino-acid sequence MYRTGLGYDVHQLVPGRKCVLGGVEIPHDKGLDGHSDADVLIHAIADALLGAMGEVDIGHYFPNTDPRWKNISSLVFLEQIAELMLRKYVTLGNIDATVISEAPKIFPYIPEMKKRIAKALKARESQIGIKATTNETMGFIGRKEGIAAMAVASVEMK; translated from the coding sequence ATGTATCGCACTGGATTAGGTTACGACGTTCATCAATTAGTTCCCGGGCGCAAATGCGTACTCGGGGGCGTGGAAATCCCCCATGACAAAGGCCTCGACGGCCATTCGGATGCAGATGTCCTCATTCACGCCATCGCAGACGCGCTCCTCGGAGCCATGGGCGAGGTCGATATCGGGCATTATTTTCCGAATACCGATCCTCGCTGGAAAAATATCTCCAGCCTTGTTTTCCTCGAGCAAATTGCTGAACTCATGCTCCGCAAATATGTCACCCTGGGAAATATCGATGCCACGGTGATCTCCGAAGCCCCAAAAATCTTCCCCTACATTCCCGAAATGAAAAAGCGGATCGCTAAAGCCCTCAAAGCCCGGGAGTCCCAGATCGGCATCAAAGCTACTACTAATGAAACCATGGGATTCATCGGCCGCAAGGAAGGTATCGCCGCCATGGCGGTGGCCTCAGTCGAGATGAAATAA
- a CDS encoding AAA family ATPase — MPFAQIPHQSIVADQLIKTIRLQRLAHAYLLKGDRGVGKLQTAIALAQAVNCAKFSELHDACGQCDSCHRFESMNHPDLFHLKAESKSRQITIDQIQTLNKALFQKPMMAKYKVAVIEDADCMNAAAYNAFLKTLEEPPLNCLLLLLTSRPETLPDTIIARCQKLQFSFVSAKELSPLENETLDFLRGLSSEGNIFTLYQGLTGLIAELDTAVKDYKSRLNDSQDTDKWKDIAEKSYFQKVEQETEAQVSAFRRLERQAILKIFYLWHRDILMMKMEVDSAHLHFPGDKEILRSQAGKHPENKWIRAISLIEKLIDDLDRTNIPEMLAFETVCLKLQAK; from the coding sequence ATGCCTTTTGCCCAAATCCCCCATCAATCAATCGTCGCCGATCAACTCATCAAAACGATCCGGCTCCAAAGGCTCGCACACGCTTATCTCTTGAAGGGCGACCGGGGTGTGGGAAAATTACAAACTGCCATCGCCCTGGCCCAAGCGGTGAATTGCGCGAAATTCAGCGAACTCCATGATGCCTGCGGGCAATGTGATTCCTGCCACCGTTTTGAATCTATGAATCACCCTGACCTTTTCCATCTCAAAGCCGAGAGCAAAAGCCGCCAGATCACTATTGACCAGATTCAAACCCTGAATAAAGCCCTTTTCCAAAAGCCGATGATGGCAAAATATAAAGTCGCGGTCATTGAAGATGCCGATTGTATGAATGCCGCCGCCTACAATGCCTTCCTCAAAACTCTGGAAGAGCCCCCCTTGAATTGTCTCCTACTCCTGCTGACATCACGACCAGAGACCCTACCGGACACCATCATCGCCCGGTGCCAGAAATTACAATTTTCTTTTGTCTCTGCCAAGGAGCTCTCCCCTCTGGAAAATGAAACACTGGATTTCCTGCGAGGGCTGTCCTCTGAAGGAAATATTTTCACTCTTTATCAAGGGTTGACCGGACTGATTGCCGAGCTTGATACTGCCGTCAAAGATTATAAATCACGGCTCAATGATTCCCAAGACACAGATAAGTGGAAGGATATTGCTGAAAAAAGTTATTTCCAGAAGGTCGAGCAAGAAACCGAGGCCCAAGTCTCGGCATTCCGCCGCTTGGAAAGGCAGGCCATCCTGAAAATATTTTATCTCTGGCACCGGGACATCTTAATGATGAAAATGGAGGTCGATTCTGCCCACTTACATTTCCCGGGAGATAAAGAAATCCTGCGCAGCCAAGCCGGAAAACACCCTGAAAATAAGTGGATCAGGGCCATTAGCCTGATCGAAAAACTCATCGATGACCTAGACAGGACCAATATCCCGGAAATGTTAGCCTTTGAAACCGTGTGTTTGAAATTACAAGCAAAGTAA
- the fumC gene encoding class II fumarate hydratase — translation MPGMRHETDSMGGVDVPADKLWGAQTQRSLEHFSIGKDLIPREMITAYATLKKAAAIANHGSKRLETEQYDLIVKVCDEILSGQHHDMFPLHVWMTGSGTQFNMNVNEVVSNRCCQLAGTALGSKTPVHPNDHVNMAQSSNDSFPSAMYIAAAVNTKERLIPAVKALHDAIALKVEEWKDVIKIGRTHMQDATPLTLGQEWSGYAGMLADNLARIDSSLEGVYRLALGGTAVGTGINSAPGFAEASAAEIAKLTGLPFVTAPNKFTVQGAHDALVQLSGTLRTLAVSLYKIGNDIRLMSCGPRAGFAELIIPENEPGSSIMPGKVNPTQAEALTMISAQVMANDVAVGFGGAGGYLEMNVYKPLIIFNITHSITILTDGCTNFRKFLVEGTKPNLKKIGEYVERSLMLVTALSPVIGYDKSSEIAHYAMDHDLTLKDAAMKLGFVSSEDFDRIVDPKKMVAPYVA, via the coding sequence ATACCTGGAATGCGACATGAAACCGACAGTATGGGGGGAGTCGATGTCCCCGCAGATAAACTCTGGGGTGCCCAGACTCAGCGCTCATTGGAGCATTTCAGTATTGGGAAAGATTTAATCCCCCGCGAAATGATTACGGCGTATGCGACGCTCAAAAAAGCTGCAGCCATCGCTAACCACGGGAGTAAACGGCTCGAAACCGAGCAGTACGATCTCATTGTAAAAGTGTGTGATGAGATTCTCTCCGGCCAGCATCATGATATGTTCCCGCTCCACGTGTGGATGACCGGCAGTGGCACACAATTTAATATGAATGTCAACGAGGTGGTGTCGAACCGCTGTTGCCAGCTGGCCGGGACAGCCCTAGGCAGCAAGACCCCCGTCCATCCAAATGACCATGTGAATATGGCACAGTCCTCGAATGACTCTTTCCCGAGTGCCATGTATATTGCTGCCGCGGTGAATACCAAAGAACGCCTCATCCCGGCGGTAAAAGCCCTGCATGATGCCATCGCGCTCAAAGTGGAAGAGTGGAAGGATGTGATCAAAATCGGGCGGACCCACATGCAGGATGCCACACCGCTCACCCTCGGCCAGGAATGGTCGGGATATGCCGGAATGCTCGCGGACAATCTCGCCCGGATCGATTCCTCGCTCGAAGGCGTTTACCGCCTCGCGCTGGGAGGCACCGCCGTGGGAACGGGCATCAACTCGGCGCCGGGTTTTGCGGAAGCCTCGGCTGCGGAAATCGCGAAACTCACCGGGCTGCCATTTGTCACCGCCCCAAACAAATTCACCGTCCAGGGCGCCCACGATGCCCTGGTTCAGCTCTCCGGCACGCTGCGCACGCTGGCCGTCTCACTTTACAAAATCGGCAACGACATCCGCCTGATGTCCTGCGGTCCGCGCGCGGGCTTCGCGGAATTGATCATCCCGGAAAACGAGCCGGGATCGTCGATCATGCCGGGCAAAGTGAACCCGACCCAGGCCGAGGCGCTGACAATGATTTCCGCGCAGGTGATGGCAAACGACGTGGCCGTCGGCTTCGGGGGGGCCGGCGGATACCTCGAAATGAATGTTTACAAGCCGCTGATTATTTTCAACATCACTCACTCGATCACGATCCTCACCGACGGCTGCACGAATTTCCGCAAATTCCTCGTCGAAGGCACGAAGCCGAACCTCAAAAAAATCGGTGAATACGTCGAGCGTTCGCTCATGCTCGTGACCGCGCTCTCGCCGGTCATCGGCTACGACAAGTCCTCGGAAATCGCCCACTACGCGATGGACCATGACCTCACCCTGAAGGACGCGGCCATGAAGCTCGGCTTCGTCTCGTCGGAGGATTTTGACCGCATCGTGGATCCGAAAAAAATGGTCGCCCCCTACGTCGCCTAA